The following nucleotide sequence is from Melioribacteraceae bacterium.
CTTGATCCCCGCATTGGAAAATCCCCGCATGGGACTTTCAAGTCATCTCGAAGGTACGCTTAACGGAATGTTATTAGTAATATTTGGTGTGATCTGGGTGAGACTTAACTTGTCTGATCGCGCACAAAAATATGCTTTCAACTTGGCACTATTCGGAACATACATAAATTGGTTTACGACTTTGATGGCAGCTTTATGGGGTGCGGGTTCGGAGATGATGCCGATTGCCGGTGGAGGACTTCAAGGTAGTGATATTCAAGAAATATTAATCAAAATCGGATTGATCAGTTTATCGATTGCCATACTTGCTTCAAGTGGAATTATTCTTTATGGTACTAGAGGAAATGAACCAAAATATTAAATTGTGATCTTGTCAGTAACAAAATATCTTTAATGTATAATAAAATTTGTATTTAGAGGTTTCAATGAAAAAAATTACCATTCTCTTCTTTACAATTATTCTTTTCGTACAAACAAATCTTACAGCACAAACTTATGAAGAGTTAACTAAACTTGATGATTTCTCAATCGATGTTTATTTCAGTCCCGGCAATGAAGAGCGAACTAACATAATTGCAAATAGGTGTGATAGCGCAATAAAATATATCAAAGATTTAATAGGATTCGAACCGAAAGTTAGCCTCCTTGTCTTAAATCCCGAACATTGGAAAAAGTATGCGACATTTCCGGTTTACGGAATGCCTCATTATCTTGGAAATAAATCTCTGGTTGTAGCATCGGATGATAATGATTTCTGGAGAAGTTTTTTACCACCTTTGGAACAGCTTCCTAAAGAACTTGCGGACAGAATAAAAGATACATATAGTTTAGATGACGGAACAATAAGTATGAAGGCATTTTTTGATTTGCTGGCTTTACATGAACTCGGACATGGTTTTCATTTGCAAGCCGGTTTAAAGATGCAGCGATTATGGATGCAAGAATTTTTCAGTAATTTATTGCTTCATACATATATGGCAGAAAATGAACCGGAAAACTTACCCGCAGTTGAAGTATTTACGGAAATGGTTGTTGCAGCCGGTTCAAGCGAATATCAATTTACTTCATTAGCCGATTTTGAAAAAATGTACGACTCAATGGATCCGAAAAATTATGGATGGTATCAAAGCAAACTGACTGTCGCTGCTAAGAATGTTTACAATTCCGGTGGTAAAGATATTTTGGTAAAACTTTGGCATGCGCTTAAGAATAACCAAAGTAAAATGAATGATGAGGAACTAGCAGTTTTGTTAAGAAATGAAGTGCATGAAAAAGTTGCTAAGATTTTAACCGATTGGTAATTGTAGCTTTGCGATAGATTTAATGATCGTTGTTATAATCCAATTTACGGATTATTAATTTTATCCATTCATCATTATTGATTTGTTGAGATTCGAGTTGTTCGACAAGTTCTTCAATCGTATTCTTATTTTTGAGTTCTTTTTCTGTCAGCATTGCCAATAATATTGAAGGAGTTTTTAATAACTTATCTGAACCTAAAATCTTCTCAAATGAATCAAAATCCATTTTAGAATTTTCTCTCAATTGTCTGATAACGTACGCGACCTCGAAGGGATTAGTTCTTCCGAATATAAATTCTTCAATTATTTTTTTAACAAAATCCGGTATCAATTCTTTTTCTACTTCTGATATGTCCAACCATAATTTGTAAACTCTTCTTTTATTATTCTTTGCCGTAGATGTGAAATAAAAATAAATCTCACCACGTTTCATCTTTTCTAACTTATCTTTAACTACCGGATCCTTTATTCCGTTAAAATGGAAAAATACATTTTCGGAATAATACAGACTTGTTAAAAATCCATATCCTTTTTCCGATATTTTCTTCACTCTGCAATAGTCAAGTGGTTCATCTACGATCAAAATAATTCTCCGAAATTCATCTGTAAAATAATGATTCTTAGAAAGAACTCAATAAAATCTTACTCTGAGCTTCAAATTTATTGCGGGAATTATTATTCGGATCAAATAGCAGATAACATATCCCTGATAAACTTGTAGCAATAGAAAATCTTTTAATTCACCTCAAAGATGCGTAATTTTCAATTCTAATTTTGAATGAAGACAATTCATTCCGCTTAACTAATTTATTTAACTTTGTATAAATATAGGATGTATGAATGGCAAATTATAAGATTATTTGGACTAAAATTGACGAAGCACCTGCACTAGCAACTTATTGCTTATTACCGGTTGTTCAAGCCTTTGCAAAGGGAACTGGTATCGAATTTGAAACCAAAGATATTTCACTTGCCGGAAGAATAATTGCAAACTTTCCGGATAAATTAAAAGATGACCAAAAAATTTCGGATTATTTGACGGAGTTAGGTGAACTTGCAAAAACTCCCGATGCTAATATTATAAAGCTTCCGAATATAAGCGCCTCAATACCTCAGCTTCAAGGCGCAATTAAAGAATTACAAAGCCAGGGTTATGATATACCTGATTATCCCGAAGAACCGAAAACGGAAGAAGAAAAACAACTTCAAAAAAGATTTGCAAAAGTTCTTGGTTCTGCCGTAAACCCGGTATTACGCGAAGGTAATGCAGACCGCAGACCGGCAGCTTCGGTTAAAAGATTTGCCCAGAAAAATCCTCACAAAATGATGAAACCTTGGCCGGAATCCGGTTCAAAAGCTCGTGTTGCTCATATGACCGAAAAGGATTTTTATGGGACAGAGAATTCAACTACGGTTAATAAACCTTGCGATGTAAGAATTGAATTTGTGGATAAGAACGGTAACTCGGAAACTCTAAAAGAAAAATTATCTCTCCTTGAAGGTGAAGTTATCGATACTTCTGTAATGAACGTTGCCGCACTAAGGAAATTTTATGCCGAACAAATTGAAGAAGCTAAAAAGGATAATGTATTACTTTCACTTCACTTAAAAGCAACTATGATGAAAATATCCGATCCGATTATGTTCGGTCATGCGGTTTCGGTTTATTTCAAAGATGCTTTAGAAAAACATGCCGTAACATTGAAAGAAATCGGTGCAAATGTTAATAACGGTTTAGCCGATGTGTTGGCAAAGCTTAGTAAACTTCCTGAAGATAAACGTGCCGAAATTGAAGCCGACATTAATAAGGTCTACGAATATCAACCCGAACTTGCAATGGTTGATTCTCGTAAAGGAATTACCAATCTTCATGTCCCGAATGATGTTATAGTGGATGCCTCTATGCCGAATGTCGTTCGTGATGGTGGAAAAATGTGGAATAAAAAAGATGAACTTCAAGACACTATTGCGATGGTGCCCGACAGATGCTACGCAACTATGTATAAAGAAATTATGGAAGATGCCAAAAAGAACGGTCAATTTGATCCGGCTACAATGGGTAATGTTGCAAACGTCGGTCTGATGGCAAAGAAAGCCGAAGAATATGGTTCTCACGATAAAACATTTGAAGCAAAATCAGCAGGCATTATTCGAGTAGTTGATACAGATGGCAATATTCTTCTTAAACAAGATGTTGAGAAAGGTGATATCTTCAGAATGTGTCAAACTAAAGATGAAGCAATTAAAGATTGGGTTAAACTTGCTGTTAAAAGAGCTAAAGCTTCCGGTTCACCGGCAATATTTTGGTTAGATGAAAATCGTGGTCACGATAAGGAAATAATCAAAAAAGTAGATGAGTATTTGCCAGAACATGATACAACCGGATTGGAAATTAAAATCCTTGCACCGGTAGAAGCAATGAAATATACATTACAAAGAGTTCGAAAAGGGCTTGATACAATTTCTGTTACCGGAAATGTTTTACGTGACTATTTAACCGATCTTTTCCCCATATTGGAATTAGGAACGAGTGCTAGAATGCTTTCAATAGTACCATTGTTAAATGGCGGTGGATTGTTTGAAACCGGAGCCGGCGGTTCTGCACCAAAACATGTTCAGCAATTTTTGAAAGAAGGTCACTTACGTTGGGATTCTCTCGGTGAATATTGTGCTTTAGTACCTTCTTTAGAACTCGCTGCCGAAAAAACCGGAAATAAAAAAGCCACAATTCTTGCCGATACGCTCGATAAAGCTGTCGGTAAATATTTGGAAAACGAAAAAGCCCCTTCTCGAAAAGTAAACGAAATAGACAATAGAGGAAGTTCATTTTATTTGACTTTTTACTGGGCTGAAGCACTAGCCGAACAGAATGATGATCAAGAAATGAAAGAAAAATTTACAAGTATTGCTAAACAGTTGAAAGAAAATGAAACCGCAATAAACAATGAATTACTGGCAGCTCAGGGTAAGCCGGTAAATATAGGTGGATATTTTTCACCCGATCCGGTGCTGACCGAAAAGGAAATGAGACCGAGTGCAACACTGAATAATATTATCGATAATATCTAGTGAACTATTATTTTGCATTTGTATTTAATGAAAGGGATTTGCATTTTATTGTAAATCCCTTTTTTCTTGATTATAATTTTTATGAAAGTGCTATCAAATTGCAATGAACTCAAATTATATAGATATGAAAACGAGGGCAAAATGAAAAAAAGTATATTGTCTTTAATCATAATTGTTATCCTTTCAGCGAATGTACTTTATGCGCAAGAGGGCAGACCGCAGTATAAAATCAGAAACGAAAGAGCAGGTGCTTATATCGGTGATATAATTATTGAATTATTTCCTTATGTAGCACCCCTTCACGTTGCAAATTTTGACAGTCTTGTTGCAATATCATTTTATGATAGTACCGCTTGGCATAGAGTAGTCCCTAACTTTGTTATTCAAGGAGGAGACCCGAATTCTAAAAATGGTCCAAGAAATACTTGGGGTGAAGGTGATTCGACTCAAGCAACAGTTCTTGCCGAATTTAGTAAAGTTTCACATAGAATCGGAATTATTGGCGCTGCAAGAGACACTGATATTAACAGTGCGACCTCTCAATTTTATATTAATACTTTTAATAATACCGGATTAGACGGAAACTATACAGCATATGGAGTTGTGGTTGAAGGAATGGATGTTGCTTATGATATTGAAAGTTCTCCTCGTGACGGAAACGATAATCCGCTGGAAAAAATTGAAATGTTTATCTCAAAACTCGGCGTTAATGAAAGTGTTCCGGATGTTCCCGCAATGATAAGTCCCGTTGATGGGTTTAATGGTTTTCAAAGAAACACGAGTATTTCTTGGTCTCAGATCGAGAATGCCGTTTTAACATTTTTAGAAATTGCTCGAGATGAGGCTTTCAATGAAATTGTTTTTGCGGATAGTTTTGCAGTAACCGGAAATGATAATTCAATTATGTATTCAAATGTTGAGTTAGGAGAGAAAACGTACTATTGGAGAGTTCGAAGTAATAACGGAGCTAAGTTTAGTGAATATTCCGATACAAGAAGTTTTGTAACATCAATAGTTCCTCCAATACTTGTTTCACCCGAAAATTCTTCAACAAATATATCGGTAAATCCATTATTAAATTGGGAACCGGTTGAAGGTGCTGTTTCCTATAGAGTTCAAATCGTTCCAACGTTACCGAATTTTGCAGAATCCAGATTAGTTTTTGACGAATCCGGAATAACCGATACAGAAGTTCAAGTTATGGGTTTAAATCCTAACACAAGATATTATTGGAAAGTTGCTTGTGAAACAGATACATATGAAACACCATATTCTGAAGTTTGGTTGTTTACTACAGAAAGTACTAGTAATGTTGAAGACAACCAAGTTCCGACTAAATTTTCTTTATCACAAAATTATCCGAACCCGTTTAATCCGAGTACAACGATAGAATTTACAATACCGAACGTAGGAGACGAATATATTCGTCCCCTACAAACCAAATTAATCGTATATGATATTATTGGACGAGAGATTAAGACATTGGTAAGCGAACATAAAACTCCCGGCTATTATGAAATTAATTTTAATGCTGAAAATCTTTCAAGCGGAATTTATTATTATAAACTTGAATCGGGAGATTTTACCCAAACCCGTAAAATGATTTTATTGAAGTAATCTGATTTAATATTTATCGGAGAAGAAATGACAAAGAAAAATATAGTTACTTTAGTTATAATATTATTCCTCTTCGCTTGCGGAAAGAAGGATGAATTCCCAAGTGTCAACTATACTGATGATCAGCAAAAAGCAACTCTAAAAGTTGAAGGGCATGAAGGGGCAGTCGATATAAAATTAAATTCTATTAATATTGTTAATCCGACAGACTCAATTTTTGCAGCAAGACTCAATTCAGAAATCGATTCATTTTTATTGAGCAAATATTATATCAACGGTACATTTAAAAGTTTTGATGAATTAAAGGATACTTTATATCAAGAGTATAAAGATTTGGTTACAGAATTTCCCGACGTTCGCTACGTCTATTCACTTCAAAGAGAAGTGAAAGTTGAAACAGATACTCTCGGAATTTTTTCGATATCAAAATTTGAAATGACATTTTTAGGCGGTGCTCATCCGAATTCTACCTTATTCTATTCAAATTATTCAACGACAAATAATTCCGTAATCACACTGGAAGAGTTAATAATTGATAACGGTATCGAAAAACTTACACAAATTGCCGAGCAAATATTCCGGAAAGAAAAACAATTGGCAAGTGATGCCGATTTAAACGAGGCTGGTTACTGGTTTGAAAATGGGCAATTCAGATTGAATGATAATTTCTTAATTCAAAAGGAAGGGCTTTTGTTTTATTACAATAATTATGAAATAACTGCTTATGCTGTTGGTCCGACAGAATTATTTATTCCTTATAATGATTTTAATAACTTGATTAAAGAAGATAGTCCATTGAGAGTATTTCTTCATTAATTTACAGTTGAGATTGGATCATGAAAGAATTACTTAATAAACTTATTTTCCTATTCCTTATAAGTATAGCATTTTTATCATGTGAGTTGGTTGATACTCCAATCGAACCAGATGATCCTATCCCGACAAGAAATATCCGATATGTTGTGGGGATGACAAGTTCTTCGAATAATTCAAGTCCGGTGATTAATTATACAAATAATATCGGTGGAACAACTGAACTACGAGCTTCCAGTTTAGATTTAACTGTTGCAATAGACAGCGGATCAGTTATTAATCTTTCTGCTTCTTGCAGCGGTTTTTATTCACCTATAACAAGAAATGCATTCGCTTCGGTTGATGTAAAAATATTTCTTGCCGATTCACTTCTCGCTGATAGTCTTAATTCACAATCCTCAACGTTCGGAAACGTTAATGCAAGTGCTACGCTCACGATCCAGGTTGATTAATAAAATAAACTCAAATTTAGCAGGTGATAATTAGTGGAAAGTATATACAGCAGAAATTTATTTTTCGCACTGCTTCTATCAGTATTGCTGCTTGTTTCATGTTCTACTCATAATCTTATTCAATGCCCCGAAGGTCTCACTCAGTACAATAAGGCAACTCTCTATTTTGGAACTTCATTTCCCGGCGGGATAATATCAGATGAACAATGGCAACAATTTCTTGATGAAGTTGTAACTCCAAATCTACCGGAAGGAATGACTGTTATCGATACATATGGTCAATGGCTCAGACCGGATAAATTGATAGTTAAAGAACCCGGCAAAGTTATAATTCATTTATATCCTTACGAGGAGAATAAGTCAGATAAGATTCAAGCGGTGATTGACGGATTTAAAGAAATGTTCAAAGCACAATCCGTAATTTGGGAAGAGGAAATTGTTTGTGCTTCCTTTTAAGAATATATTAAAGTCATTCTATAAACAAATTCATGTCGTAACTATCTCTACCTAAAAATTATTTTGGAATTTATGATTTGTCATTTTTGTTTTAATTAATTTCGAGAAGATAATTCTGAGGACAATGTGAAAAGGATATTCGGCTTTCTATCAATTTTATTTGTAATTGTTCTTTCAAACTCCGCACAAGAAAGTTCTAACGATAACACAAAATATCCGGTTATACTTGAAAGAGATACGCTTTTCTATATTGATAAAGGTATTGGAGAATTTAGCGCGAGTAAACGCGCTGCTGAAATAAATAATTCGCTTTCAAAAATTGCTGAAGACGAGAACCTCAGACTCGATTCGGTTCGAATAGTGGACCAAGGCGATCACCTTCTTCTAACTATTGATAGTAAGGTTGTTATGGGGTTCTATTATTTTGATAATCCCGATACATCAATTACAATTGACTCTTTGGCAGCTCAATATGCGGATATAATAGTCGCAAAAATTAAAAAGGAAAGAAAAAATTATGCACAGGATAAAATTCTTAAAAATGCAATCATCACATTAGTTTATCTGCTTGCACTCGGTTTGTCTCTATGGTTATTAAGTTTCTTATTCCCCAAAATCACCAAAAGAATTGAAACACTTGACGAATCATTAAGTGATAGAATAGTAATTAAGAATAAAAAAATTATCAAGCATGAATATCTAATTAAGACTCTTAAGGTTTTATCAACCGGGTTAAGGTTTGCGCTAACTCTATTTTTTATTTATCTCTTTTTCTTAAAAACATCAGAGCTATGGCCATTCATTAGTAATCTCAATATACAGCCGATAATTAAAGGAATAGCATTATTTATTTTTTATACCGCTCTAGCATATTCAATAATCAAAGGAATAAATGCATTTGTAGTATATCTTACTACTCAATATCAAAGTTGGAAAGGAATAAAAATTAAGTCGGTGAAAATCCGTTCCTTCGAAATACTCTCAGCCGATAGAACAGTTGAAATACTTTTATTTTTTACTCGGGTTGCACGATTTGTTCTATTCGGAATATTATTTTACATGTATATCACAATTGTCTTCAGTCTGTTTGATTTTACAGAGACATGGGCTGAGACCTTATTAAGTTACATCCTAGATCCTCTTACTGTTGCACTTACTTCATTTCTGAAATTCTTGCCTAATTTGTTTTTTATAATAGTTCTCTCATTTGTTTTTTCATACTTGATAAAATTTGTGAAGGTGATATTTAATGAGATCGATAAAGGTAATTTGGAGATTCCGGGATTCTATAGGGAATGGGCAATCCCAACTTTTAAAATAGTTCGTTTCTTAATTTTAATTTTAGCAGCTATTGTAATCTTCCCATATTTGCCCGGTTCAGACTCTCCATTTTTTCAAGGGATTTCAGTTTTCCTAGGTATTCTTTTTTCATTCGGTTCATCATCCGCAATTGCGAATATGGTTTCGGGAATTGTAATTACTTACATGCGTCCATTTAAAATAGGAGATAGAGTTAAAATTGCAGAAACAATGGGAGATGTAATCGAAAAAACTTTGTTAGTTACAAGAATTCAAACCACTAAGAATGTCGATATTACAATTCCGAACGCAATGGTACTTGGAAGTCATATTATTAATTTCAGTTCCTCTGCTGCTGAAAAGGGTTTGATACTTCATACAACAGTAACAATCGGTTATGATGCTCCGTGGAAGAAGGTTCATGAACTTTTAATTTCGGCTTGTAACGAAAATGAATTTATTCTCAAAGATCCGAAACCATTTGTACTTCAGACAAGTTTGGATGATTTTTATGTTTCATATGAACTAAATGCTTATACGCGTCATCCGGAGCGAATGGCATCTATTTATTCATTGCTTCATGCGGCGATTCAAGATAAGTTTAATGAAGCCGGTGTTGAAATTATGTCACCGCATTATGGAGCAATGCGTGATGGCAACCAAACAACAATTCCGGAAGATTATCTCCCTAAAGATTACAAAGCCCCGTCATTTAAAATATTTGGGCAGAATCTTTTTGGTAAGTAAAATCAATCAAATAATAAATTTTTGTTGAAAATATTTGCTATAAGGATAAATCTTTCCGGACTTTGCTGCGTCTAAAACTTGGATAAACTACATTCATTCATAAAAAAGGAACAAAAATGAAAAAGAATTCATTTTTTCTCTTTGTACTAACTCTCCTTCTTTTCACAGCAATTATTAAAGCACAAAACATTTCCGAAATTGAAATTCCATACACAAAATATGTGCTTGATAATGGACTGACATTAATTGTTCATGAAGACCACAAAGCACCTATTGTTGCGGTAAATATTTGGTATCATGTCGGCTCAAAAAACGAAAAGGTTGGGAAGACCGGTTTTGCTCACTTATTTGAACATCTTATGTTCAACGGAAGTGAGAATTTTGACGATGACTATTTTCAAGTTATGGAAAGAGTCGGCGCTACCGATTTAAACGGAACTACAAGTAATGATAGAACAAACTATTTCCAAAATGTACCGGTTTCTGCGGTCGATTTAGCATTGTGGATGGAATCCGATAGGATGGGACATTTGCTTGGTGCTGTAACACAAGAAAAACTTGATGAACAACGCGGTGTTGTTCAAAATGAAAAACGGCAAGGTGAAAATCAACCTTATGCAGTTGCTTGGGAATTAATCACAAAAGGAACATATCCGGCCGGTCATCCGTATTCATGGTCTGTTATCGGTTCGATGGAAGATTTGGATGCCGCAACTTTAGAAGATGTTCATGAATGGTTTAAAACTTATTACGGTGCGGCGAACGCAGTTTTAGTTGTAGCCGGTGATATTACACCCGAAGTGGCAAAAGAAAAAGTTGAAAAATATTTTGGTGACATTCCTGCCGGTCCGCCGATTGCAAAATACGATACATGGGTTGCAAAAATGGAAGGATCGAAAAGACAAATTGTTCAAGACAGAGTTCCTCAAGCTAGAGTTTATAAAGTATGGAATGTACCGGAATGGGGTAATGAAGAATTAGCTTATCTTGATTTGGCAAGCGATGTTTTAGCCTCGGGCAAATCTTCTCGTTTGTACAAAAAATTAGTTTATGAAGATCAAATAGCCACGGATGTTGCAGCTTATTATTCTCCGGGTGAAATAGGTAGTCAATTTAATATTCACGCAACTGTTAAACCGAATGGCGATTTAGCAGAAGTTGAAAAAGCAATTGACGAAGTATTAGCCAAATTCTTGCAAGAGGGACCAACTGAAGAAGAATTGCAGAGAGTAAAAACCAAACATGTTGCAAACTTTGTTCGTGGTATTGAAAGGATTGGCGGGTTTGGCGGTAAATCCGATATTCTTGCACAATCTCAAGTTTTCGGAGAAAATCCTGATCATTATAAAATATATTTGGGTTATGTAGTTCATGCAACGGTAAAAGATATTAAAGATGCTTCGGTAAAATGGTTAAGTGATGGTGTATATATTTTAGAAGTTCATCCGTTTCCAAATTATCAAGAACTTGCGGTTGGTGCTGATAGATCAAAACTTCCCGAGACCGGAACTCCTCCGGATGTATCTTTCCCGGAAATTCAGACAGCAACTTTATCAAATGGTTTGAAGGTAATGCTTGCTCAAAGATCTTCTGTTCCATTAGTTAATTTGAGTTTATTGGTTGATGCCGGTTATGCTGCAGATCAATTTGCGATTCCCGGTACCGCCGGATTAGCTATGGCTATGCTTGATGAAGGAACAGCAAAATTAAAATCCCTTGAGATTAGTGACATGTTGGATAATCTTGGTGCGAATCTTGGCACCAATTCTAATTTGGATATGTCATTTGTCAACATGTCCTCTCTGAAAGAAAAACTAGATCTCTCGCTTGAATTGTATGCCGATGTAATTCTTAACCCGTCATTTCCCGAATCTGAATTAGATAGATTAAAGAAAGAAAAAATTGCACAGATTCAGAGAGAGAAATCAAATCCTGTTCAAATGGGATTAAGAACATTTCCCGGACTTATTTATGGTAAGGATCATGCTTACGGTTTACCTTTCAGTGGAACAGGTTACGAAGAAACCGTAGTAAAAATTCAACGGGATGATTTGGTAAAATTTCACGAAACATGGTTCAAACCCAATAATGCCACAATTATAGCTACAGGTGATATTTCTATGGCAGAGTTATTGCCAAAATTAGAAAAACATTTTAGTGATTGGGAAGAAGGAACGGTTCCAAAGAAGAATATTAGCGAGGTTAAAAGTGTAGAAAAGCCGGTTGTTTACATGATGAACAAAACCGGTGCTCCGCAATCAATTATTTTTTCCGGTCATCTTGTACCAGGAAGAGGAGTAGAAAATAATCTTGAAATAGAAACAATGAATGACATTCTTGGCGGAAGTTTTACTTCAAGAATTAATATGAATTTACGCGAAGATAAACATTGGTCTTACGGTTCGCAAAGTTTAATCCTTGGTGCGCGTGGTCAACGTCCTTTCATTGTATTTGCAATGGTACAATCTGACAAAACCAAAGAATCTTTTGCTGAAGTTTTGAGAGAGGTTAAGGAATTTACTAGCACTACTCCAGCTACAGAAGATGAACTCAATAAAATAAAACTTAATAATACTTTAGGTTTACCGGGTAGTTGGGAGACAAATAATTCTGTCGGTAATTCACTTGCTGATATTGTTCGCTACGATCTTCCTATGGATTACTTTAGCACATACAGCAGCCGAGTGAAAAATCTCAATCTTAATGAAGTTCAGGACGCTGCAAAACAAACTCTTAACGCCGACAATCTTGTTTGGATTGTTGTTGGTGATAAAACTCAATACGAAGAAAAACTTAAGGAGTTTGGATATGATATTCATGAAATTGACGTAGATGGAAACATTATTGATAAAGAACTCAAAACACCGACTAAAACTGAAACTCCAAAAACTTCTGAGTAATCCGTTATTGGTAAAGAATCCTTTAATTAATGCCCCGAGAATTATCGGGGCATTTTTTTTTAATTCATCAAAATAATTGGTTTTACACTTGGTTAAATTAGGCAGCTTATAAATCTATTTCACTTTATTGTATATCAATATTTCTCCTACTGGTCTTCTTACACTAATGGCTTGAGGATAAGAATCTACATACCCGATGCGAGCAATAAATTGTAATACTCCGGGTAAACACAATTTATTGTTTGCAGATTTTTCAAAATTATCTTCTTCTATCAATTGATTCATCGGATGAAAACCGATCATTAATTCTGTGCATTTAAGATTCAGCTTTTGGTATATCCTCCCGGTTTCAATCCACTTTTGC
It contains:
- a CDS encoding pitrilysin family protein — protein: MKKNSFFLFVLTLLLFTAIIKAQNISEIEIPYTKYVLDNGLTLIVHEDHKAPIVAVNIWYHVGSKNEKVGKTGFAHLFEHLMFNGSENFDDDYFQVMERVGATDLNGTTSNDRTNYFQNVPVSAVDLALWMESDRMGHLLGAVTQEKLDEQRGVVQNEKRQGENQPYAVAWELITKGTYPAGHPYSWSVIGSMEDLDAATLEDVHEWFKTYYGAANAVLVVAGDITPEVAKEKVEKYFGDIPAGPPIAKYDTWVAKMEGSKRQIVQDRVPQARVYKVWNVPEWGNEELAYLDLASDVLASGKSSRLYKKLVYEDQIATDVAAYYSPGEIGSQFNIHATVKPNGDLAEVEKAIDEVLAKFLQEGPTEEELQRVKTKHVANFVRGIERIGGFGGKSDILAQSQVFGENPDHYKIYLGYVVHATVKDIKDASVKWLSDGVYILEVHPFPNYQELAVGADRSKLPETGTPPDVSFPEIQTATLSNGLKVMLAQRSSVPLVNLSLLVDAGYAADQFAIPGTAGLAMAMLDEGTAKLKSLEISDMLDNLGANLGTNSNLDMSFVNMSSLKEKLDLSLELYADVILNPSFPESELDRLKKEKIAQIQREKSNPVQMGLRTFPGLIYGKDHAYGLPFSGTGYEETVVKIQRDDLVKFHETWFKPNNATIIATGDISMAELLPKLEKHFSDWEEGTVPKKNISEVKSVEKPVVYMMNKTGAPQSIIFSGHLVPGRGVENNLEIETMNDILGGSFTSRINMNLREDKHWSYGSQSLILGARGQRPFIVFAMVQSDKTKESFAEVLREVKEFTSTTPATEDELNKIKLNNTLGLPGSWETNNSVGNSLADIVRYDLPMDYFSTYSSRVKNLNLNEVQDAAKQTLNADNLVWIVVGDKTQYEEKLKEFGYDIHEIDVDGNIIDKELKTPTKTETPKTSE